One region of Primulina tabacum isolate GXHZ01 chromosome 17, ASM2559414v2, whole genome shotgun sequence genomic DNA includes:
- the LOC142531177 gene encoding zinc finger protein ZAT9-like: METAHRCKLCFRNFATGKALGGHMRSHVVNLCTAKKGFKREKDEDPSENFDDSRSCLSISSRSSSGNEEGKRQSFEKGSVSGDPAEFCSVDVQDWESETDSSRKDLAIRRRSKRARYSRSVSGSDLKGTTTYHVLQIKNSTASETTEALSSISDTTSEDEDVAYCLMMLSRDKWKREEKEKVLEDDYHEEYSDDVLKVKKGASKLRGKYRCKTCNEMFRSYQALGGHRASHKKIKVNPIASTSETAPHGVPTAERVHECPFCNRVFASGQALGGHKRSHFVGAVPRIGGTLSIDLNLPAPVDDDGT, translated from the coding sequence ATGGAGACTGCACACAGATGCAAGCTTTGTTTCAGAAATTTTGCCACTGGAAAAGCTCTAGGGGGGCACATGAGATCTCATGTCGTGAATCTCTGCACGGCCAAAAAGGGATTCAAACGTGAGAAGGACGAGGACCCTTCAGAGAATTTCGATGATTCTCGATCGTGTTTGTCGATTTCATCTCGATCATCGTCCGGAAATGAAGAAGGAAAGAGGCAGAGTTTCGAAAAGGGATCGGTTTCGGGGGATCCTGCAGAGTTCTGTTCTGTTGATGTTCAAGATTGGGAGAGCGAAACCGATTCGTCGAGGAAAGATTTGGCGATCAGAAGAAGATCAAAGAGGGCTAGATATTCAAGATCAGTTTCAGGTTCTGATTTGAAGGGTACTACTACTTATCATGTCCTACAAATCAAGAACTCAACCGCCTCGGAGACCACCGAGGCTTTGAGCTCGATTTCGGACACGACATCGGAAGACGAAGACGTCGCTTATTGCTTGATGATGCTGTCCAGAGACAAGTGGAAAagggaagaaaaagaaaaggtgTTGGAAGATGATTATCATGAAGAATATTctgatgatgttttgaaagtGAAAAAGGGTGCTAGTAAACTTAGAGGCAAGTATAGGTGCAAGACATGTAACGAGATGTTTAGGTCCTATCAGGCACTTGGTGGGCACAGGGCGAGCCACAAGAAAATCAAGGTCAACCCGATAGCGTCGACATCGGAAACGGCTCCCCACGGCGTCCCTACGGCGGAGAGGGTACATGAGTGCCCTTTCTGCAATAGGGTGTTTGCTTCGGGGCAGGCACTTGGAGGTCACAAAAGGTCACATTTTGTGGGTGCAGTTCCAAGAATTGGCGGAACATTGAGCATTGATCTCAATCTCCCTGCGCCAGTTGATGATGATGGCACGTAG